In Pyxidicoccus xibeiensis, the genomic stretch CCTCGCGGTGTTCAACCCGCCCACGGGCTACTGGAAGATTCAGTCCAGCCTGGGGTCCACCTACAGCATCCAGTTCGGCAACAGCCAGTCGCGCGTCGTCGCGGCGGACTACGACGGCGACGGGATGACGAACATCGCGGTGTGGGACCCCGCCACGGGCGTCTGGAAGATTCGTCACGACCCCTTCACCACCACCACGGTGCAGCTCGGCCAGAGCGGCGACATCGCCGTGCCCGGCGACTACGACGGCAACGGCCGGGCGGACGTCGCGGTGTGGCGGCCCTCGACGGGCACCTGGCACATCCTCCACACCTGCTACGGCACCACGGTGACCACGCACTGGGGCCAATACGGGGACCTGCCGGTGCCCGCCGACTACGACGGCGACGGCAAGCTGGACCTGGCCGTGTTCCGCCCCTCCAACGCCACCTGGTACGTCCTCTACAGCTCCGGCAGCCCGTCGTTTATCTATCCGTTCGGCTTCTCCAACGACATCCCCGTCCCCGCCGACTACACCGGTGACGGCAAGGCGGAGCTCGCCGTGTTCCGGCCGTCCAACGGGACCTGGTACTACCTGGTCAACCCCGCCACCGGCACGCTCGCCGCTGCGCCCTTCGGCCAGTCGGGAGACGTGCCCGTCCCCGCGGACTACGACGGCGACAGCAAGGCGGACTTCGCGGTGTGGCGGCCCTACATCGCGCCGTCGCCCAGCTCCAGCGTCTGGTACTACCTCTACAGCTCCACCGGCAACGCCTCCTACGGCAGCGCCGCGTGGGGCTTCGCGCCGGGCGGCGACATCGCGGTGAAGCTCTACCCCACCCCGTGAAGCAGGCCGCTGCTCCGGGCCCGTGACAGGGCCCGGGGCGGGAGCTCGGGAGCACCTCTCCTCCCCGAGCCACTTCAGGCTCGGGGCGCCGCGCGCCACAGCGGCGACGCGGGGACGCGCTCGAGGATGCCGGAGCCGAAGACGCGGTCCAGCTCCAGGTACTCCAGGTGCACGTAGCCGATGTGGCACCCGCACGTCGCCTTGGAGCACGGGCGCGGCTTCAGCGCCGCGTCGAAGTCCGGCGCGTAGATGTTGCCGATGGGCTCGTCGATGAAGTGGCAGCGGCGCGCCGTGCCCTCGCCGTCCACGGAGATGACGGACTCCCCTCCCCTGCACGCGCGGCCCAGGCTGGGGTGGCGCGTGTTGTTGATGGGGAAGAGCGGGTCCACGCGGGTGAAGCGCGCCAGGTCCTCGGCCGTGTAGGGCTCCTCCTGCCCGTCCTTCACCGCGTTGACCCACAGGTACGTGTCCGCGGGCAGCTCGGCGCGCAGGGCCTCGGCCTCCTCGGCGAAGCGGACGAAGCCCACCACGCCCGCGCTGTGCCGCACGCCCAGCGAGGACAGCGTCTGGCACTGGGACACGAAGCGGGGGCGCTTCATCCACTCGGGGTGGAAGGTGGCCCAGATGCCCAGCTTCTCCACCTTGCAGTGCCGCACCCAGTCCAGCTTGCAGGAGAGGTTCGTCTGCACGGCGACGCGCTCCACGTGCGGCAGGTGCGACAGCCGCGCGAGCGCCTCCTGGTACCAGGGCCAGATGAGGGCCTCTCCCCAGGGCGTGAAGAAGACGGAGATGCGCTGGTGCGGGCGCGCCTCCACCCAGGAGAGGAACCGCTCCAGGTCCGCGCGGTCCTTCTCCAGCTCCTCGTCGGTGTGCTTCCACTTGCCGAACGGGCAGTACTCGCAACCGAAGTTGCAACTGGAGAGCGGGCCCCGGTAGAGCACGGTGAGCGTCATCGCCAAGCGTACTCCTGCATCATCTCGCGCACGCCCTCGGAGTGCAGCCAGGGACCAATCAGGTCCGAGCGCTCCACGCCCGCCTCGGTGAGCCGGAACGCGCCGTCCGCCTGCCTCCCCAGCCCGTGCGCCTCCAGCTCCGCCAGCTCCGGGAAGTCCACCAGCGCGTCGGTGCAGAAGCGCTCGCGGTACGCGGCCAGGTCCACGCCGTCCGCCAGCAGCGACAGGAGCATGTAGCGCCGCCGCCGCTCCTCGGAGTCCAGCCGGAAGCCGTAGCCCACCTCGCCGAAGGACGCCTCGGTGCGCTCGCTGTAGGACGCGATGATGGAGCGCACCTCGCGCGAGCCCACCGCATACTCGGAGGAGTAGTGCACGCCGCCGGTGTACGAGCGCGCCCCGCAGCCCAGGCCCACCATGCCGTCCTCCTGGCAGCGGTACGCGGGGCCACCGGCGTCCGGCGCATGGCGCGCGCGGAACATGCGCATGGAGACCTGGGTGTAGCCCTGGGCCAGGAGGAACTCGCGGCCCGCGCGGTAGAGCGCCAGCCGCAGGTCATCCCAGGCGCGGGCCTTCTTGCCCAGGAAGGTGAGCGGCCGCACATAGAGCGGGTAGAGGTAGAGCTCCTCGGGCGAGAAGCGCAGCGCGGCGCGCAGGGAGAACAGGAAGCTCTCCACCGTCTGCCCCTCCATGCCGTAGATGAGGTCGAGGTTGAGCGTGGGGAAGCCCGTGGAGCGGATGAGGTCCAGCGCGGCCTCCACCTGCGCCGTCTTCTGCGGGCGCTTCACCGCGGCGACCTCTGCCTCGATGAAGCTCTGCACGCCGATGCTCACCCGGTCCGTGCCGCGCGCCCGGAGGGTCCTGAGCTTCTCCGCGTCCACCGTCTCCGGGGAGACCTCGACGGACATGGGGATGTGCTTCAGGTCCACGCCCATGACGCCCTCCATGAGGTCGAACACGGTGTTGAGGCCGGCCACGTCCAGCAGCGTGGGCGTGCCTCCGCCGACAGCTGCCCGAGCGAAGGTGGCGGGGCCCAGGGCCTGCTTCACCCGGCGCGTCTCGCGGGCCAGCGCGGCGAGGTACCCGTCCACGACGTCCTGCTTCGGCCCGGCGGCGGTGAAGAGGTTGCAGAAGCCGCAGCGCATCTCGCAGAAGGGCACGTGGAGGTAGAGGAACAGCGCGTCGCGCCGCTCCTCCGCCCAGACGGACTCCAGCGGGAGCGCGGGGGTGAAGGGCCGGTAGGCCGTCTTGTGCGGGTAGCCGTAGAGGTACGCCACGTAGGGCGTCTCCGCGAGCATCTGCTCCAGGCGCGTCATGGTGCGGTGTCTCGATTCAGCGGGAACTCAGCATAGGGCACCGTCCACACGACGGGGTGGCCCAGGCGGTGGCCGGTATAGCCGTCCTCGCCATAGGCCGTCCCGTGGTCCGAGCAGACGATGCAGAAGGCGGGGCCCCGGCGTCGCAGGGCGGCGAACAGGGGTGGAAGCTGGCTGTCCACGTACTCCAGCGCGGCGGCATGGCTCTCGCGCGAGTCCCGGGTGGCGCCGGGCAGGTAGTGGCGGTTGGGTTGGTGCAGCGCGGACACGTTGATGAACAGGAAGACCCGCTGCTCGCGAGGCACTTCCTCCAGCCGGCGCACCGCGAGGGCGACCTGGTGCTCGGTGGAGCGAGGCTCTGTCACGCCCAGCTCGCGCGCCCAGTGGCTCTCCGCGAAGAGGCCGGGCAGCACGTTGCCCAGCGGGTTGCGCTTGTTGAAGAAGCCGACGCCGCCGATGCACACGGTGTGGTACCCGCGCGCGGCCAGGCCGGTGACGAGGTCCGGCGCGTCGAGGACGCAGGTGCCGGGGGCCGTGGTCTCACTGCCCTCGAAGCGCATGGCGAACAGGCGCGGGTGGAGGCCGGGCGCGGCGGGCGTGGGCAGGAAGCCGGCGAAGAAGGCGTGGTGCGCGGCGTAGGTGAAGCTGGCGGGCGAGTGGCGCGCCTCCCAGCGGCCTCCGGGCAGCAGCGCGGTGAGGTTCGGCGTGCGGCCCTGGGCGGCCAGCTCCTCGGCGACGTCGTAGCGGAGCGTGTCCAGGGTGAGGAAGAGCAGGTCGTGCGAGCCGACCACGGCGTTCATGTCCATTGCGCGAGCACCTCCTGGATGTCGCGCACGTCGCCCACGACGGTCGGCACGGTGAAGGTGGGGGTGGGCAGCCCGCGAGGCCACTGTCGCCCATGGGAGACCCAGCACGTGGCCAGGCCCATGCGCGCGGCGCCCGCGATGTCGCGCTCGGGGTCGTCGCCCACATGGAGCACGTCCTCCGGGGCACGCTCCGCCCAGGCGAGCGCCACGCCGAAGATGAACGGGTCGGGCTTGTCCTTCCCCACCTCGCCGGAGATGAAGACCTCGGGCAGGTACGTGTCGAGCTTCGCGGCGGCCAGCTTCTGCCGCTGCATGCGGCTGGAGCCGTTGGTCACCACCGTGACGGGAAGTTGCTTGCCCAGCGTCATCACCAGCGCGCGGGGGGCAAGGTAGGGCACCACGAAGCCGGGCAGCCGGGACGTCATGTCCTCCCAGAACGCCTCGGGCGTCAGCTCCAGGCCTGGATAGCGGGTCGTCACCTGCTGGCTGAAGGCGGCACGGTCGGAGGAGCCGCGCGCGTCCCACTCGCGCAGCTCCGCGACGACGGCATGCCGGTGCGTCCCGGCGAAGGCGGCCGGGTGGCGGACGATGAGGTCCTCGACGTAGCGGGTGAAGGCCTCCGCCCGGTCGATCAGCGTGTCATCCAAGTCGAAGAAGACGGCCCGGGGCCGCATCCAGGCACTCCTCCCGAAGAGGGGCCCGAGGATATGCCGACGCGCCGGGTCAGAACAGGGCGAGCCCCCAGGGGACGCGCCAGGATTCCCCGGATTCGACCTTCCCTAGCGGGCTTCGACCCAGAGGGAGAGCAGCCCCCACCCCACGCCCACGAAGACGGGGGCCGGGCGGGAGGACTCGGGCGCAGGCGGAGGTGGGCGTCCCTCCTTGAACCAGCAGGACGGTGCCATCAGGAGGAGCGTTCCCAGCACGACACAGGCGGCACCCAGCCAGAGTGGATTGGGGTGGGACATGCACTTCCTCCGTCGGCGTGGCCAGGTCCGGCCCTTTGCACAACGCCCCTGGCGGCGGCGCATACCGGCAGGCCCGGCATGCGCACACGTGCCTCGAACACCCGTGGAGGCAAAAGGTGTCACCCGGCCCTGGCGCGGGCGTACTCCACCAGCGCCCGGACGACCTCCTCCTGCGAATCCGTCAGCAGCAGGTGGCGCGCGTACTCCTGTCCCTGGGCGAGCTGGGCCAGCAGGGGGTACACGGGGCGGGTGCGCGTCCAGAACTCCGTGCCCAGGAAGATCATCGGGCTGATGACGCCCACCGAGTTGTAGTGGTTCTGGCACGCGTCCTGGAAGATCTCCTGGATGGTGCCCGCGCTGCCCGGCGCGTAGACGATGCCGCCCTTCGCGATGGTGAGCAGGCCGTCCTCGCGCACGCTGTTGGCGAAGTACTTGGCGATGTGGGTGGCGAACGGGTTGGGCGGCTCGTGCCCGTAGTGCCACGTGGGGATGCCCAGGCTGTCGCACCAGGGCCGGTCCTCGTCGCGGAGCGGGAAGGCGCGGCGCACCTCGAAGGCGCGGGCCAGCCACTCGCGGTCGGTGTAGCTGGGGGCCTTGGCGAGGATGGCGAGCCCCGAGTCCAGCTCGGCCTCGGTGCGCCGGGCGAACCAGGCGCCCACGTGGGTGGCCTCCATGGCGCCCGGGCCGCCGCCGCTGACCATGAAGAACCCCTGGCGGCTCAGCTCGCGGGCCAGCGTCGCCACCGCGCGATAGTCCGGCTGGCCCCGCTTCATGGAGTGGCCGCCCATGATGGCCACCACCTTGCGCGTGCCGCCCTCCGCGTTGAGCAGGTCCTCCATCGCATCCGTGACGGCATGGTCATGGAGCCGCTGCGCCAGCGTCTCCAGCAGCGTGGGAGGGTTGCCCCGGCCGTGGGTGGCCCAGTGCGCGTAGACGCGGGCGTCCAGCGTGTCCGCGTACGACTCCGGCCGCGCGAGGTCGAAGCCGGCGTACAGCTCGTCGGGCGTGTAGAGCGTGCCGCGGTAGGGGTGGTAGGGCAGCCCGGTCAGCGGTGGGAACACCAGGGCCCCGTGCTCCAGGGCGACCTGCAGCGCCTCCTTCTCCAGCTCACACCCCAGGAAGACGGTGCCCACGAGCTCGGCGGAGGCCAGCTCGCGCGTGTACCGCCGCAGGTCCAGTCCCTGGATGACGACGTTGGACAGGTGCGCTCCCGCGCGCAGGTGCCGCTCGAACGCCTCGATGGTCTCTATCTCGATCACAGGCGGAGGATTCCACGCCTCGCGCCCGGCTAGAAGAGCACGACCATGGTTCCCTCGGGAACCCGGTCATACAGCGCGGCGATGTCCGGTGTGTGCATCACCACGCAGCCCCAGGACAGCCGACCACCGCTGTCCTCCAGCGACCACTCCCCGGCCCAGCCATGAAGGCCGATGCCGCTGCCCAGCCGCGTGGAGGCGTCCGTGGTCTTCCGCGCCGCCCAGTCCCGGGCAATGCGCTCGCGGGTCTTCGCATCGACGAAGCCACCGGACACGCCCCGGTCCGCGTCCCACGGATTGGGGTAGTTCACCCGCATCCAGTGGCCACCGTAGTAGGCGGAGTACGGGCCGGGGATGTCGCCGCGCAGCTTCTGCGTGATGAAGTACATGCCCTTCGGCGTGCGGTTGTCTCCGCGCACCTGCTTGGCGCCGGCCGCCTGACCGAAGCCGACCTCCATGCGAACCTGCTCGCGGCCCCGCGTGTACAGCCGGAGCTGGAAGTCCGCGTGGGAGATGAGCAGCAGCGCCGGCTCCTGCGAGGGAACCGGCAGCTTCTCCCTGGAGGCGGTGAAGCGCCGGGCCTCCACGGCGGACAGCGTCTTGCCGGCGTGCAGCGCCACGGCGAGCCGGGCCTTCTGCCCCACCCGTCCCAGCACCTGCCCTCGCGTGACGCGCGCCCCCGCGCGGACCTGCACCGAGTCGAGCCCCGCATACTCGGAGCGGGCGCGCAGCAGCGCATGGTTCTCGTAGTACAGGTGCTCCACCACGACGGAGTGCTGACCGACGCCCACCTCCACCACCTGGCCGTGCGCCAGCGCACGCACCTCGCTGCCGGGACGGGCGGCCGAGACGTCAGGCATGGAGGTGAAACCATCGGCGGGAGGGTACGCGGGGCGCAGGTACGCCTCGAAGGCATCCGGAGCGGGCGCGTCCGCCGCCAGGACACCCGAAGCGGAGAATGCCAGCACCCAGGCCAGCAGCGCGCGGAGACGGAGCAGGGAGGAGGACACGGGAGGTGGACACTCGTGCC encodes the following:
- a CDS encoding FG-GAP repeat domain-containing protein; amino-acid sequence: MLVSRTMLLSASVLLLGTGCGAEPTAPTTPEETGTQQAAVNLCAGVPSNRPAQDFDGDGVSDLAVFNPPTGYWKIQSSLGSTYSIQFGNSQSRVVAADYDGDGMTNIAVWDPATGVWKIRHDPFTTTTVQLGQSGDIAVPGDYDGNGRADVAVWRPSTGTWHILHTCYGTTVTTHWGQYGDLPVPADYDGDGKLDLAVFRPSNATWYVLYSSGSPSFIYPFGFSNDIPVPADYTGDGKAELAVFRPSNGTWYYLVNPATGTLAAAPFGQSGDVPVPADYDGDSKADFAVWRPYIAPSPSSSVWYYLYSSTGNASYGSAAWGFAPGGDIAVKLYPTP
- a CDS encoding STM4011 family radical SAM protein: MTLTVLYRGPLSSCNFGCEYCPFGKWKHTDEELEKDRADLERFLSWVEARPHQRISVFFTPWGEALIWPWYQEALARLSHLPHVERVAVQTNLSCKLDWVRHCKVEKLGIWATFHPEWMKRPRFVSQCQTLSSLGVRHSAGVVGFVRFAEEAEALRAELPADTYLWVNAVKDGQEEPYTAEDLARFTRVDPLFPINNTRHPSLGRACRGGESVISVDGEGTARRCHFIDEPIGNIYAPDFDAALKPRPCSKATCGCHIGYVHLEYLELDRVFGSGILERVPASPLWRAAPRA
- a CDS encoding STM4012 family radical SAM protein, which translates into the protein MTRLEQMLAETPYVAYLYGYPHKTAYRPFTPALPLESVWAEERRDALFLYLHVPFCEMRCGFCNLFTAAGPKQDVVDGYLAALARETRRVKQALGPATFARAAVGGGTPTLLDVAGLNTVFDLMEGVMGVDLKHIPMSVEVSPETVDAEKLRTLRARGTDRVSIGVQSFIEAEVAAVKRPQKTAQVEAALDLIRSTGFPTLNLDLIYGMEGQTVESFLFSLRAALRFSPEELYLYPLYVRPLTFLGKKARAWDDLRLALYRAGREFLLAQGYTQVSMRMFRARHAPDAGGPAYRCQEDGMVGLGCGARSYTGGVHYSSEYAVGSREVRSIIASYSERTEASFGEVGYGFRLDSEERRRRYMLLSLLADGVDLAAYRERFCTDALVDFPELAELEAHGLGRQADGAFRLTEAGVERSDLIGPWLHSEGVREMMQEYAWR
- a CDS encoding STM4013/SEN3800 family hydrolase, with the protein product MDMNAVVGSHDLLFLTLDTLRYDVAEELAAQGRTPNLTALLPGGRWEARHSPASFTYAAHHAFFAGFLPTPAAPGLHPRLFAMRFEGSETTAPGTCVLDAPDLVTGLAARGYHTVCIGGVGFFNKRNPLGNVLPGLFAESHWARELGVTEPRSTEHQVALAVRRLEEVPREQRVFLFINVSALHQPNRHYLPGATRDSRESHAAALEYVDSQLPPLFAALRRRGPAFCIVCSDHGTAYGEDGYTGHRLGHPVVWTVPYAEFPLNRDTAP
- a CDS encoding HAD family hydrolase — its product is MRPRAVFFDLDDTLIDRAEAFTRYVEDLIVRHPAAFAGTHRHAVVAELREWDARGSSDRAAFSQQVTTRYPGLELTPEAFWEDMTSRLPGFVVPYLAPRALVMTLGKQLPVTVVTNGSSRMQRQKLAAAKLDTYLPEVFISGEVGKDKPDPFIFGVALAWAERAPEDVLHVGDDPERDIAGAARMGLATCWVSHGRQWPRGLPTPTFTVPTVVGDVRDIQEVLAQWT
- a CDS encoding LOG family protein — encoded protein: MIEIETIEAFERHLRAGAHLSNVVIQGLDLRRYTRELASAELVGTVFLGCELEKEALQVALEHGALVFPPLTGLPYHPYRGTLYTPDELYAGFDLARPESYADTLDARVYAHWATHGRGNPPTLLETLAQRLHDHAVTDAMEDLLNAEGGTRKVVAIMGGHSMKRGQPDYRAVATLARELSRQGFFMVSGGGPGAMEATHVGAWFARRTEAELDSGLAILAKAPSYTDREWLARAFEVRRAFPLRDEDRPWCDSLGIPTWHYGHEPPNPFATHIAKYFANSVREDGLLTIAKGGIVYAPGSAGTIQEIFQDACQNHYNSVGVISPMIFLGTEFWTRTRPVYPLLAQLAQGQEYARHLLLTDSQEEVVRALVEYARARAG
- a CDS encoding L,D-transpeptidase family protein, with product MSSSLLRLRALLAWVLAFSASGVLAADAPAPDAFEAYLRPAYPPADGFTSMPDVSAARPGSEVRALAHGQVVEVGVGQHSVVVEHLYYENHALLRARSEYAGLDSVQVRAGARVTRGQVLGRVGQKARLAVALHAGKTLSAVEARRFTASREKLPVPSQEPALLLISHADFQLRLYTRGREQVRMEVGFGQAAGAKQVRGDNRTPKGMYFITQKLRGDIPGPYSAYYGGHWMRVNYPNPWDADRGVSGGFVDAKTRERIARDWAARKTTDASTRLGSGIGLHGWAGEWSLEDSGGRLSWGCVVMHTPDIAALYDRVPEGTMVVLF